From a single Leptospira levettii genomic region:
- a CDS encoding pyridoxal phosphate-dependent aminotransferase, protein MTKEHFHFSDRFGLLGDLNAENPIYQIKTERIKTGKPILDLGNSNLTEMGLEFPASVLTHILSNLNASIYEPIPEGLESTRNEISSLYKLRGFQVNSSNFHLTASTSEAYSYLFKLLTNPGDEVFTPNPGYPLFSFLIGLENLKEVHYQLKENQNDGSWVYDAETIANSISTKTKLIVLVSPSNPTGSKTTESFWKIWESFGIQIPVIVDEVFEAYDFFGEPHHLPSNPNFPLFVCHGFSKMLALPQTKLAWILNLSPEPIKTEIQKKLSFISDTYLSVNSLVQLATNELLPWKTMVQNRIRTRIMRNYSLCKDFVNQFSYCKKVHAIEAGWYFLLELNLDKKDEKIVGEILLETGVLLHPGSWFGFSHNRCIVVISLITEEEILEKGLNSIQSFFK, encoded by the coding sequence TTGACCAAAGAACATTTCCACTTTTCGGATCGTTTTGGTTTGCTCGGTGATCTAAACGCAGAGAATCCGATCTACCAAATTAAAACGGAAAGAATCAAGACTGGAAAACCAATTTTAGATTTAGGAAATTCTAATCTTACAGAAATGGGATTAGAGTTTCCAGCTTCTGTTTTAACTCACATACTTTCGAATCTGAATGCCAGTATTTATGAACCAATTCCAGAAGGTTTAGAATCAACGCGAAATGAAATTAGCTCCCTCTATAAACTTCGTGGATTCCAAGTAAATTCTTCCAATTTTCATTTAACAGCGAGTACATCCGAAGCATATTCCTATTTATTTAAATTACTGACTAATCCGGGAGATGAAGTATTTACCCCTAACCCAGGGTATCCACTATTTAGTTTTCTGATTGGATTAGAAAATTTAAAGGAAGTACATTACCAATTAAAAGAAAATCAAAATGATGGTTCTTGGGTTTACGATGCTGAAACCATTGCCAATTCAATTAGCACAAAAACCAAACTCATTGTTTTGGTAAGTCCTTCGAATCCAACTGGATCCAAAACAACGGAATCATTCTGGAAAATATGGGAATCATTTGGGATACAAATCCCTGTGATTGTTGATGAAGTGTTTGAAGCATATGATTTTTTTGGAGAACCTCATCACCTTCCTTCAAATCCAAATTTTCCTCTTTTTGTTTGCCATGGTTTTTCCAAAATGTTAGCTTTGCCTCAAACCAAATTAGCTTGGATCCTCAATCTTTCTCCTGAACCAATCAAAACAGAAATCCAAAAAAAACTCAGTTTCATCTCAGACACTTACCTTTCCGTAAATTCGTTGGTTCAATTGGCAACAAACGAATTGTTACCATGGAAAACTATGGTTCAAAACCGAATTCGAACAAGAATTATGCGAAACTATTCGCTCTGTAAAGATTTTGTGAACCAATTTTCCTACTGCAAAAAAGTTCACGCTATAGAAGCAGGTTGGTATTTTTTACTCGAGTTAAATCTCGATAAAAAAGATGAGAAGATTGTTGGAGAAATTTTATTAGAAACTGGCGTTTTATTACATCCAGGTTCTTGGTTTGGATTTTCGCATAATAGATGTATTGTTGTAATTTCTCTTATTACGGAAGAAGAAATTTTAGAAAAAGGACTAAACTCGATTCAATCCTTTTTTAAATAA
- a CDS encoding glycosyltransferase family 4 protein, translating to MNVFQHLDELKDSDGVGNDAIGLSEVFQNLGYKTHFITRLPRKGKPLTSEFHLVDSFNNPTNAKDIHILHYGGSGYPYTLFQNLPGTKILRFHNVTPSRFYEHTTTEDIFHAMEKFESLSYLELASLSIICDSVWCDSQFNFETLSSYDFRNPYILPICKQYQTISNSDLNSKNKFSIVFVGRYSPQKKWEDLISFTHEWIKEFPEAECYCIGSIIGAFDGYFDRLKETVSKYQLEDKVHFIMGKSDSEVLSILNQTSIFVSMSEHEGFCLPILEAFGSGIPVFAYAAGAVPGTMRNGGKLFFEKNYPSLVQNMKEIILQKEKYNEIIQNQFSALKYYNEYPFSSVISGILKSGIK from the coding sequence ATGAATGTTTTCCAACATTTAGATGAACTGAAAGATTCGGATGGTGTCGGAAATGATGCTATCGGTTTATCTGAAGTATTTCAGAATTTAGGTTATAAAACACATTTTATCACTAGATTACCGAGAAAGGGAAAACCGCTGACCAGTGAGTTTCACTTAGTGGATTCATTTAACAATCCTACCAACGCCAAAGACATCCATATTCTCCATTATGGTGGTTCTGGTTATCCCTACACATTATTTCAGAACTTACCTGGCACCAAAATATTAAGATTTCATAATGTAACTCCTTCGCGATTTTACGAACATACAACAACAGAAGATATATTTCATGCAATGGAAAAGTTTGAATCACTCTCTTATTTAGAACTAGCAAGTTTATCAATTATTTGTGACTCAGTCTGGTGTGATTCTCAATTTAATTTTGAAACATTAAGCAGTTACGATTTCCGAAATCCATACATTTTACCCATTTGTAAACAATACCAAACAATTTCAAATTCTGATCTAAATTCAAAAAACAAATTCTCAATTGTGTTTGTCGGAAGATATTCACCTCAAAAAAAATGGGAGGACTTAATCAGTTTTACACATGAATGGATAAAGGAATTTCCAGAGGCAGAATGTTATTGTATTGGATCCATCATAGGAGCTTTTGATGGTTACTTTGATCGATTGAAAGAAACTGTCAGCAAGTACCAACTTGAAGATAAGGTTCATTTTATCATGGGAAAATCCGATTCCGAAGTGCTCTCCATCCTAAATCAAACTAGCATTTTTGTATCCATGAGTGAACACGAAGGATTTTGTCTGCCTATCTTAGAAGCATTTGGATCTGGAATTCCTGTATTTGCTTATGCAGCTGGTGCAGTACCAGGAACGATGCGTAATGGTGGAAAATTATTTTTTGAAAAAAACTATCCATCCCTTGTGCAAAACATGAAAGAAATCATTTTGCAAAAGGAAAAATATAATGAAATCATTCAAAATCAATTTTCTGCACTAAAGTATTACAATGAATATCCTTTTTCGTCTGTGATCTCGGGCATTTTAAAAAGTGGTATCAAATGA
- a CDS encoding GDP-mannose 4,6-dehydratase, with protein sequence MKKKQTLVTGATGFVGSYLLPALNSHDNYEIHCFEGDIRDRNCVSDQLKKIQPDILIHLAAQAFVPNAIANPWETEEINVGGTLNLLETLHRLQKPCKMLYISSADVYGKQNVDVLPLKESLLPKPVNPYAGSKLAAESYCRQYAEYSPNVSVVIARPFNHIGVGQRKEFVIPNFCTQIIEAKHMGKKMISVGDLEPTRDFSHVRDIVDGYLTLIERGESGEIYNICSGEEHSIRSMVEELVKYSGESIQFSVDESRVRLSETSRVYGDNTKLKTLGWINKHSISETLKEIYDHLESEFLKSKQAV encoded by the coding sequence ATGAAAAAAAAACAAACTTTAGTCACCGGAGCCACTGGATTTGTGGGAAGTTATCTACTTCCTGCACTGAATTCCCACGACAATTATGAAATCCATTGTTTTGAAGGTGATATACGTGACCGGAATTGTGTTTCCGACCAACTGAAGAAAATCCAACCCGATATTTTGATCCATTTAGCTGCCCAAGCTTTTGTTCCCAACGCGATTGCAAATCCATGGGAGACAGAAGAAATCAATGTCGGTGGTACTTTAAATCTTTTAGAAACCCTCCATCGTTTGCAAAAACCATGTAAGATGTTGTACATTTCCTCAGCAGATGTTTATGGAAAACAAAATGTAGATGTACTCCCCCTCAAAGAATCATTACTTCCAAAACCTGTAAATCCGTATGCTGGTAGTAAACTCGCTGCTGAATCCTACTGTCGTCAATATGCAGAATATAGTCCTAATGTTTCCGTAGTGATTGCTCGCCCATTCAATCATATTGGAGTTGGACAACGAAAAGAATTTGTGATTCCCAATTTCTGTACTCAAATCATCGAAGCAAAACACATGGGTAAAAAAATGATTTCAGTTGGTGATTTAGAACCTACGCGAGATTTTTCACATGTGAGAGATATCGTTGATGGTTATTTGACTTTGATCGAAAGAGGAGAATCAGGCGAAATCTACAATATATGTTCTGGTGAGGAACATAGCATCCGTTCCATGGTAGAAGAGCTTGTAAAATACTCTGGCGAATCGATTCAATTCTCTGTGGATGAAAGTAGAGTTAGACTATCTGAAACATCCAGAGTTTACGGTGATAACACAAAATTAAAAACTTTGGGTTGGATCAACAAACACAGTATCAGCGAAACACTTAAAGAAATTTATGATCATTTGGAATCAGAATTTTTAAAATCCAAACAAGCAGTTTGA
- a CDS encoding patatin-like phospholipase family protein — protein sequence MLSLGRGLEIAEFMGVREQVLQTLVKIFPTYDASLAIAGGGCKAFYALGVGKTLREWGVRFTELSGVSAGAAMALCILSQTEEESVEYFEEITKRNSRNFHFSNLLRGESTFPHEDMYRRTIRFGMRFDRVLESGAKIWIHSVKAHPKEDSLKNKFRLARLISETGRAFILDDRDRSEGIPANRTAEIIKKWNMEDVDFTEKDFVNPETIEQFILNSSSIPPIVDFQSVGNEYYLDGGLTNNMMIETFAPKAKIIGIHYEPNTIVGKDPDLLARTFLITPSKPLPITSFDYTNPKGVRETYELGKADALAKKSEIINYLKKD from the coding sequence ATGCTTTCGTTGGGAAGGGGATTAGAGATAGCTGAATTTATGGGTGTGCGTGAACAAGTTTTACAAACATTAGTCAAGATTTTTCCAACTTACGATGCTTCTCTTGCCATTGCTGGTGGTGGGTGTAAGGCTTTTTATGCACTTGGTGTTGGAAAAACCTTACGTGAGTGGGGAGTTCGTTTTACAGAATTATCAGGTGTTTCTGCAGGTGCAGCTATGGCACTTTGTATCCTCTCACAAACAGAAGAAGAGTCTGTCGAATACTTCGAAGAAATCACCAAACGGAATTCCCGTAATTTTCATTTTTCCAATTTATTGAGAGGAGAATCAACTTTCCCTCATGAAGATATGTATAGACGAACCATTCGATTTGGAATGCGTTTTGACCGTGTGTTAGAATCGGGTGCAAAAATCTGGATCCACTCAGTGAAAGCCCATCCGAAAGAGGATTCGCTTAAAAATAAATTTCGTTTGGCTAGGTTGATTTCAGAAACAGGAAGAGCCTTTATATTAGATGATAGAGATCGATCGGAAGGAATTCCGGCAAATCGTACGGCAGAAATCATTAAAAAATGGAATATGGAAGATGTTGATTTCACAGAGAAAGACTTTGTGAATCCTGAAACGATTGAACAATTCATTTTGAATTCTTCATCCATTCCTCCGATTGTAGACTTTCAGTCAGTAGGCAATGAATATTATCTCGATGGTGGACTCACAAATAATATGATGATCGAAACATTTGCTCCAAAAGCAAAAATCATCGGTATCCATTATGAGCCAAATACCATTGTAGGAAAGGATCCTGATTTACTTGCCCGTACTTTTCTCATCACACCATCCAAACCACTTCCCATCACTTCTTTTGATTATACGAATCCAAAAGGTGTTCGAGAGACTTATGAATTAGGGAAGGCGGATGCTTTGGCCAAAAAATCAGAAATCATCAATTATTTAAAAAAGGATTGA
- a CDS encoding LIC10067 family putative lipoprotein — protein MRRILYTIGFSLVFGNSFSCVKSSSEDPLAALLTSAPVISSVTPQIGTPAQNNSNATYSATEVVIKGENFGIDPVVRFNDTVASITLNLGTELYTKVPDGTYSGYITVSKSGGSCLPNSKEGVNCSGTEFFVDCYAVTNKAYGPEIELKQGQGISVEYDGNETKAYRTDTLLSARNLTIGCDSVVTVRVFSRSCKATDYVLQNNPIIPFPAGVATQFYVTAESATCSLVL, from the coding sequence ATGAGAAGGATTTTATACACAATCGGATTCTCGTTAGTCTTTGGAAACAGTTTTTCCTGCGTGAAATCGTCTTCGGAAGATCCGTTGGCTGCTTTATTAACCTCAGCTCCTGTGATATCATCAGTTACCCCACAAATTGGGACACCTGCTCAAAACAATTCCAATGCAACCTATAGTGCAACAGAAGTTGTAATCAAAGGTGAAAATTTTGGAATTGATCCTGTTGTACGTTTCAATGATACAGTTGCATCTATTACTTTGAATCTTGGTACAGAACTTTACACAAAAGTACCAGATGGTACTTATTCAGGTTATATAACCGTTTCTAAATCAGGTGGCTCTTGTTTACCAAATTCAAAAGAGGGAGTCAATTGTTCTGGCACAGAATTTTTTGTAGACTGTTATGCGGTTACCAATAAAGCATATGGCCCTGAAATTGAACTGAAACAAGGACAAGGAATTTCTGTTGAATACGATGGGAATGAGACAAAGGCATACAGAACAGACACATTGTTAAGTGCTCGGAACTTAACTATAGGTTGTGACAGTGTAGTTACTGTTCGAGTGTTTAGTCGCTCTTGTAAAGCTACCGATTATGTACTTCAGAACAACCCCATCATTCCCTTTCCTGCGGGAGTTGCAACGCAGTTTTACGTTACAGCAGAATCTGCAACTTGTAGCTTAGTTCTTTAG
- a CDS encoding LIC_11321 family protein, whose product MRTSLSFVLIFVTITTLWSDPRQELPPTLGDLKGQDKSVRQPPDRKDKKGCCKIKYPAGGYDFFLATEEDCRASLYFDRFLGENNTLCFRWEGD is encoded by the coding sequence ATGCGTACATCTTTATCCTTTGTCCTGATCTTTGTTACGATAACGACCTTGTGGTCAGACCCAAGGCAGGAATTACCTCCAACACTTGGAGATTTAAAAGGCCAAGATAAATCTGTAAGGCAACCACCTGATCGAAAAGACAAAAAAGGTTGTTGTAAAATCAAATACCCCGCTGGAGGGTATGACTTCTTTCTGGCAACGGAAGAAGATTGTCGTGCGAGTTTGTATTTTGACAGGTTTCTGGGAGAAAACAATACACTATGCTTTCGTTGGGAAGGGGATTAG
- a CDS encoding SDR family NAD(P)-dependent oxidoreductase: MKYALITGASTGLGKDFAHSLAKKGYTPILVARSADRLKSLASELKQKYGVEGVVITEDLSLPNAAEKVYKAVKKLNLNVNCLINNAGYGLNGEFHKNSFSEESKMIQLNVTTLAELCHLFLQDMVTSKYGYILNVASTAAFQPGPLMTNYYATKAYVLSLSEGLAEEVKDYGITVSCLCPGPTRTEFFERANMSGSKLVKSSFLAMNSQDVVEIGLKALFAKRVVKIPGFINFLLAESVRITPRIVIRKIAKSLNKVG, encoded by the coding sequence ATGAAATATGCTTTAATTACAGGTGCATCTACAGGACTCGGAAAAGATTTTGCCCATTCATTGGCAAAAAAAGGTTATACTCCAATTTTAGTAGCAAGAAGTGCTGATAGACTCAAAAGTCTTGCTAGTGAACTCAAACAAAAGTATGGAGTGGAAGGAGTTGTCATAACCGAAGATTTATCTCTTCCGAATGCTGCAGAAAAAGTTTATAAGGCTGTCAAAAAATTAAATCTCAATGTCAATTGCCTCATTAACAATGCTGGTTATGGACTAAATGGTGAATTTCACAAAAATTCTTTTTCAGAAGAATCAAAAATGATCCAACTGAATGTGACAACTCTCGCAGAATTATGCCATTTGTTTTTGCAAGACATGGTAACTAGCAAATATGGTTATATTTTAAATGTAGCATCCACAGCTGCGTTTCAACCTGGACCACTGATGACAAATTATTATGCTACAAAAGCATACGTACTGTCGTTAAGCGAAGGACTTGCTGAAGAAGTAAAAGATTACGGTATAACAGTATCTTGCCTTTGTCCTGGTCCTACACGAACAGAATTTTTTGAAAGAGCCAATATGTCGGGAAGTAAGTTAGTGAAATCATCTTTTTTGGCAATGAATTCCCAAGATGTTGTAGAAATCGGTTTAAAAGCTTTGTTTGCAAAACGTGTAGTGAAAATTCCAGGGTTCATCAACTTTTTGTTAGCAGAATCGGTTAGGATCACTCCAAGAATCGTGATTCGTAAAATTGCAAAATCTTTAAACAAAGTTGGATGA
- a CDS encoding YjgN family protein, producing MNNTRLQYHATGGQLFILFLKNMFLTVVTLGIYSFWARTNVQKFMAENLEWAGERFSFHGTGKERFIGFLKAAGIFIVLYIAIMIILWIANKIPVPYFATIVGIVLYIGVILALVPIIIVGGRKYITSRTGYRNLRFGFDGKILEVAKLYGKGILLTIVTLGIYYPWFFAEKEAYIQSKTRYGNTNFGFSADGKEIFFLYLKGFLLSIVTLGIYYSWFLADVQNYIWNRTSFQGKKFRSDITGGKIFVNFLIAYLIILFTLGIGFAWAVVRLTKLFIESVSLEAEVDFSTISAQPDTQANATAEGLEALAETLEAFLS from the coding sequence ATGAACAACACAAGACTACAATACCACGCCACTGGCGGACAACTCTTCATATTATTTTTGAAGAATATGTTTCTCACGGTAGTGACTTTGGGGATTTATAGCTTTTGGGCTCGCACCAACGTCCAAAAGTTTATGGCTGAGAATTTGGAATGGGCTGGAGAACGATTTTCGTTTCACGGAACTGGAAAAGAACGTTTCATCGGCTTTTTGAAAGCAGCTGGAATTTTTATCGTGTTGTACATTGCCATCATGATCATCCTATGGATTGCCAATAAAATTCCTGTCCCGTACTTTGCAACGATCGTTGGAATTGTACTCTACATTGGAGTTATTTTAGCATTAGTTCCCATCATCATTGTTGGTGGCCGAAAATACATAACATCACGTACAGGTTATCGTAACCTTCGATTTGGCTTTGATGGTAAAATCTTAGAAGTAGCAAAACTTTATGGGAAAGGGATTCTACTGACAATCGTTACTTTAGGAATTTATTACCCTTGGTTTTTTGCTGAAAAAGAAGCTTATATCCAAAGTAAAACTCGTTATGGAAATACCAATTTTGGTTTCTCAGCTGATGGTAAGGAAATTTTCTTTCTGTATTTGAAAGGATTTTTGCTAAGCATAGTCACTCTTGGTATCTATTACTCATGGTTTTTAGCAGATGTGCAAAACTATATCTGGAATCGAACTAGTTTCCAAGGTAAAAAATTTAGATCTGATATCACAGGTGGGAAGATTTTTGTCAATTTTCTGATCGCGTATTTGATCATTCTATTCACACTAGGTATTGGATTTGCTTGGGCTGTGGTTCGATTGACTAAACTCTTTATCGAATCAGTAAGTTTAGAAGCTGAAGTTGATTTCTCAACAATTTCTGCCCAACCAGATACACAGGCAAATGCTACCGCGGAAGGTTTGGAAGCACTTGCAGAAACTCTAGAAGCCTTCCTATCATAA
- a CDS encoding VOC family protein: MIIVEGIGHVSIPVSQLDTSIDFYRDIFDFEVETKKATEAILSLDSFRIRLVKAEVSDRSLPILSFVMDVDDFTEAISELEEKNVKIIKGPEGTDSGECLTFADPSQNLIEIFYSN; the protein is encoded by the coding sequence ATGATTATTGTAGAAGGCATTGGCCACGTCAGTATCCCCGTCTCCCAACTCGACACCTCTATCGATTTTTACCGGGACATTTTTGACTTCGAAGTGGAGACAAAGAAGGCTACTGAGGCAATTCTTTCTCTAGATTCGTTCCGAATTCGTTTGGTGAAAGCAGAGGTATCTGATCGATCTCTTCCTATCCTTAGTTTTGTGATGGATGTGGATGATTTTACAGAAGCAATCAGCGAATTAGAAGAAAAGAATGTAAAGATTATCAAGGGACCTGAGGGAACCGATTCTGGAGAATGCCTTACCTTTGCTGATCCAAGTCAAAATTTAATCGAGATTTTTTACTCTAACTAA
- a CDS encoding M48 family metallopeptidase, translated as MFQNQIFTSRYFNGVSAVPEEGTVLVHGQTIQFTSFDTHHKLTISQFAEFSHTHKGCKLILLPDERKESPILEIFCTKEETKLLEKIWIHNKKSQSHTNALFYSIREMNPIVLGILSLLIVTIVGFFYFKGLEFVTNFIPLSMDKSLGDSVQLKMEAQFQKCDSKATDRFFSEALKKIVPKDSKHKFEVSVLSSTIPNAFALSNGKIYFFSGLLNDAESQEEVIGVLAHEIAHVEKRHHMRNLVKAGGTSLAISLVVGPGLGNMEFLETFTEIGSTILVLKFSRDFETEADKSSIEYLKAQNMSTDGLLRFFKKMEELENGESGSEDKEEVSNAKDEKSTTNQITDFLSTHPATAERMKTLESLIQKGKKGSIKKVVSDITWKEVQTACLDFKNSDSK; from the coding sequence TTGTTTCAAAATCAAATATTTACATCACGATATTTTAATGGTGTCTCGGCGGTCCCAGAAGAAGGGACCGTCCTTGTCCATGGCCAAACCATACAATTTACGTCATTTGATACTCATCATAAATTAACCATATCACAATTCGCAGAATTTTCGCATACGCATAAGGGCTGTAAGCTGATCCTCCTTCCTGACGAAAGAAAAGAAAGCCCTATTTTAGAAATTTTCTGTACGAAAGAAGAAACCAAATTATTGGAAAAAATTTGGATCCATAACAAAAAATCCCAAAGCCATACAAATGCTTTATTTTATTCCATTCGGGAAATGAATCCCATTGTACTTGGGATTCTTTCTCTACTCATTGTAACGATCGTTGGCTTTTTTTACTTTAAAGGATTGGAGTTTGTTACGAATTTTATCCCACTTTCAATGGACAAATCCTTAGGAGATTCGGTACAATTGAAAATGGAAGCTCAGTTTCAAAAATGTGATTCAAAGGCAACTGATCGTTTTTTCTCTGAAGCATTGAAAAAAATTGTTCCAAAAGATAGTAAACACAAATTCGAAGTTTCAGTCTTAAGTTCGACAATCCCCAATGCATTTGCATTATCCAACGGAAAAATTTACTTTTTCTCTGGTTTGTTAAATGATGCTGAATCACAAGAAGAAGTCATAGGTGTTTTAGCACATGAAATCGCACATGTGGAAAAACGACATCATATGCGCAACTTGGTGAAAGCAGGTGGAACATCACTTGCAATCAGTTTGGTGGTAGGTCCTGGACTTGGAAATATGGAATTTTTAGAAACCTTTACCGAAATAGGTTCTACTATTTTGGTTTTGAAATTTTCAAGAGATTTTGAAACGGAAGCAGATAAATCTTCCATCGAATATTTAAAAGCTCAAAATATGTCAACAGATGGTTTACTTCGTTTTTTCAAAAAAATGGAAGAGTTGGAAAATGGTGAATCTGGTTCCGAAGACAAGGAAGAGGTTTCCAATGCCAAAGATGAAAAATCTACTACAAATCAAATTACAGATTTTCTAAGCACACACCCTGCAACAGCTGAAAGAATGAAAACCTTAGAATCCCTGATTCAGAAAGGCAAAAAGGGATCCATTAAAAAGGTAGTATCGGATATTACTTGGAAAGAAGTTCAAACTGCTTGTTTGGATTTTAAAAATTCTGATTCCAAATGA
- a CDS encoding MFS transporter — MSQPLTHPLHTIQKERAIIFILAALQFLHILDFVIMMPLGPVFMQSFKIDSAAFGLLVSSYSISAGVFGLIGALFLDSFDRKMSLLVLFFGFSFGTLLCAIAPNYPFFLFARIIAGGFGGMIGATVLSIIGDIIPVFRRGTATGVVMSSFSVASVIGIPIGLSLANRYGWHFPFLSLAIAGFLILPIGYKVLPAIRYHLDSDEHPKQSQFKSLKEVLLKKDHMAPFIFMVFLMFGGFTIIPFLSPFLVSNVGLAVDELPYIYFFGGLFTFFTSRLIGKLADRYGKLKVYQIISILAIIPIVLVVTLTKTTLPIVLVITTVFMILVSGRMVPAFAMVTSAVEPRIRGSFMSVNSAIQQIASGAASYVAGLILVQSSDQQFLNYELVGMISVFSLLFSVYLAKNIKIAG; from the coding sequence ATGAGCCAACCTCTTACCCATCCGCTTCATACCATCCAAAAAGAAAGAGCCATAATTTTTATTTTAGCCGCCCTCCAATTTTTGCACATACTAGATTTTGTCATTATGATGCCACTTGGACCTGTTTTTATGCAGAGTTTCAAAATTGATTCCGCTGCTTTTGGATTACTTGTATCTTCTTATTCAATTAGTGCAGGTGTTTTCGGATTAATTGGAGCTTTGTTCTTAGATTCCTTTGATCGTAAAATGAGTTTACTCGTATTATTTTTTGGTTTTTCTTTTGGAACTTTATTATGTGCGATAGCTCCTAACTATCCATTTTTCCTTTTTGCAAGGATCATTGCGGGAGGTTTTGGAGGGATGATTGGTGCAACGGTTTTATCGATCATTGGTGATATCATTCCTGTTTTTAGACGAGGCACTGCAACTGGAGTGGTGATGAGTTCCTTTTCTGTTGCTTCTGTGATTGGAATTCCAATTGGATTATCCTTAGCCAATCGGTATGGATGGCATTTCCCGTTTTTATCTTTAGCAATTGCAGGTTTTTTAATACTACCGATTGGATACAAGGTATTACCCGCAATCCGATACCATCTTGATTCTGATGAACATCCAAAACAATCTCAATTTAAGTCACTCAAAGAAGTGCTCCTTAAAAAAGACCATATGGCACCTTTCATTTTTATGGTTTTTCTAATGTTTGGTGGATTTACTATCATACCTTTTTTAAGTCCATTTCTAGTATCTAATGTTGGTTTGGCGGTAGATGAATTGCCATATATATATTTTTTTGGTGGTTTATTTACTTTTTTTACAAGTCGTCTGATTGGAAAACTAGCCGATCGTTATGGAAAGTTAAAAGTATATCAAATTATATCAATATTGGCAATTATTCCCATCGTGTTAGTTGTTACTTTAACAAAAACTACACTGCCAATTGTTCTCGTCATCACAACTGTTTTTATGATCTTAGTTTCTGGAAGAATGGTGCCTGCATTTGCAATGGTAACTTCTGCTGTCGAACCACGGATTCGTGGGAGTTTTATGTCAGTAAATTCTGCCATTCAACAGATTGCTTCGGGTGCTGCTTCTTACGTCGCTGGATTGATTTTAGTGCAATCATCCGACCAACAGTTTTTGAATTACGAGTTGGTTGGAATGATTTCTGTTTTTAGTTTATTGTTTAGTGTTTATCTGGCAAAAAATATTAAAATTGCAGGTTAA
- a CDS encoding LIC_10202 family protein, with the protein MEDKKKFNPSPFVEIRDPQLNVQEIVESIESKIPLDPNHQIHWSELTKISYKPESPLGFRKFDPAGTAHLFEKGISSPKFSNPKFWYIRGPIKFIINRVISVYSQIDKKLSENRIRAFFSVLHELVRLGKRLELIERRFDGFYRDHLLNSNQTSSPNFSWATESFFVDAGINPNWNLTVDDLKSSKQVLILFPEWGEILKQLSIQKIPFQSITSNSDQYKFIKSKISHNINYLESIFPLSQLKMQNFDVLVYLPLNRFPTYFIERIFAEISYLLNKGNHLYFSVSIQPEFNNRPFRDLQISEINLELLPNYLNTLGFNSLRDLSVTEDTKVFRYTKF; encoded by the coding sequence GTGGAAGACAAAAAGAAATTCAATCCATCCCCCTTTGTCGAGATCAGAGACCCACAGCTCAACGTACAAGAAATTGTCGAATCAATAGAATCCAAAATTCCATTGGACCCAAACCACCAAATCCATTGGTCGGAACTCACAAAAATCAGCTACAAACCGGAATCTCCTCTTGGTTTTCGAAAATTTGACCCAGCGGGAACTGCACATTTATTTGAAAAGGGAATCTCGAGTCCAAAATTTTCCAATCCGAAGTTTTGGTACATTCGTGGTCCTATCAAATTTATTATCAATCGAGTCATTTCTGTATATAGCCAGATTGATAAAAAACTTTCTGAAAATCGAATCCGAGCTTTTTTCTCTGTACTACATGAATTGGTACGGTTAGGAAAGAGATTAGAACTCATTGAAAGAAGATTTGATGGTTTTTACCGTGATCATTTATTAAACTCGAATCAAACTTCGTCACCTAATTTTAGCTGGGCAACAGAATCCTTTTTTGTCGACGCAGGAATCAATCCAAATTGGAATCTTACGGTAGATGATTTAAAAAGTTCAAAACAAGTTTTAATTTTGTTTCCTGAATGGGGTGAAATCCTTAAACAACTATCGATTCAAAAAATTCCATTCCAATCAATTACTTCAAACTCAGATCAGTATAAATTTATCAAAAGTAAAATTTCGCATAACATAAATTATCTCGAGTCTATATTTCCTTTATCACAACTTAAAATGCAAAATTTTGACGTTTTGGTTTATTTGCCTTTAAATCGATTTCCAACATATTTCATTGAAAGAATTTTTGCAGAAATTTCCTATTTATTAAACAAAGGAAACCATTTATATTTTTCAGTTTCCATCCAACCCGAATTTAATAATCGACCATTTAGAGACCTACAAATATCAGAAATCAATTTGGAATTGTTACCAAATTATTTAAACACATTAGGATTTAATTCCTTAAGAGATCTATCTGTAACAGAAGATACAAAGGTATTCCGATATACAAAATTTTAA